The DNA region TATGTGCTAGAAGTTTTGTGTTACATCTAGACGAAAACATCAATGGGgtatatattaaagaaaaaattgcacgaaattgacaaaattttGCTGAAAAATAGCTTATTAGGttaaatttcaagtgtttgttGTGATAAATTTTTAACTTAGTTTTTATCTAACGTACGTTTGTTTATTGAGGATCTGAATATCAGCTCACTTACTGACATTATTATATAAGTGAACTCTTTTTCTGACATTGTTGTACACATGACATCCTTTGAGGTGAATTGAACATATGACAACACACTTAATTAACAACACATGTGACAAATGTTAAAAGTCACTAACagataaaaaaacaacttttggatgaaaattaaatttcaaattctttccagCGAACATAATACTCGAAGTtctgataaatttttttttttgccaaaatTGGACATAGGACATGCATCTTTTATCTATATTTAAATTAAGGACATATATTATCCTACGGCcgtcttgttcatttttaagcCTCtgagttaaaaataaaaaggcccctaaaaatttaacatgcaacaaataatttaatacttcttttgatttttattattgatattttcaCTACTTTAAAGAAAAGTGCCAATAACTCTTATTTagagaaaatattaattatatctaAATTGAATTTAAGTTAACTTCAACCTTACACGTGAAAATAAAGTTATTAGACCCTAAAAAATTTAGAGCTCAGGGTGATAGCTTACTTTGCCGTTGCTAATCGACCATCATGAATTTGCTACtaattttttgcattttgcATGAATGAATATCATCCCTTAAAACAAgttaaataattataagaaacatAAATTTGAAGATTATGTGAATTGCGAAGGATTCAACTCcatcaaaagtttaaattgataattaagGTTCCGGGgcatgttatatactctagcaTGCTCCGTCATACGAGAGCGCCTTGGTCTAAAAGCGTGGATGCAACGCAGGTTCTCCTCATACCTAGCGCTGAATATTCCAATTAAAATGAGAGGTGGTGGAGATtcaaacccgtgacctcttgtcacggtGACTTTTGATGCCAtatcaagaaatcaactcaaccaaaaacttaagctgatgtctaaggccccaggatatgttatgtACTCTAACAATAACTTTTAATCATTACTAAATATTCCTTTCGATTCCGAAAAATTGtctaatttgacttttttacaCTATTCATTGGTTACtattacttttttatattattcataatttaaatGTCAAACTCAAGTGTAATCTTATTTAGTTtgtttcaaagtaaattttataaaggtATATTGTAAAATTTTGATCAGAAAAACAAATTTGTGTACTTAATATGACGTGCCTAACAGCATCACACATcagagtattatatatatatatatgtatatatatatatatgtatatatatatatatatatatatgtatatatatatatatatatatatatatatatatgtatatatatatatatgtaatatatatatatatatatatatatatatatatatatatatatatatatatatatatatatatatatatatataatgatgaTGCCCAcgtttaaaaaaaagtaaaagaaaatagaGAAAGAGAGACAATAGCTAATGCGTTTTAGTGAATAGTGCAATGCTGCAGTATGAATTAATCTAAGCACACAGAAGTTGTTAATAGTATATATAACAAACATAGGAATGGACCAGACCAAAGTTGAAGGATGACTAAAGATATGAATAGTGGATTTTAGGTCTATAGAATTTATTCTTGATCAGGTAAATAAAAAAGAGAGGTAATTATCCTTTCAAATCATGGAAATgtcaaattcattttaaaaagtaaatcaCATAAAAATATGATATAGACAAGAATTGTCTAATCAAAGAATAATAGAGTTagatgtttttaatttattaattaattaatttaattaattaaatttagttaATAAAAAAGATGTACTCTAGTTCAGTTTGGAtagaaggagaaggaggaacTAAACATAATGGAAAAGAAGAAAATAGAAATGGAGTAGATGGGAATAATAGGCCATTTTAAAACCTGAGAATGGAACCCACAAAAAACAATGAATATACCCCATTTCTGATTTCTTACTAGACCTACAGATTAGGGCCCATAGCAGGTGATTTTGTATTATCTTGTAATTTATTGGTCTGTTTTATTAGAtttgcattaaaaaaaaataagttttaagaaaatagtaataatCGAAAagacaaaattaatttaatacataaaatttaaaatgagtcAAAAGTATATGGACGgaattaaaaaatagtaatgacccattatctaaatattaaaataaaataaaaattaaatgtaacaTATTGAAACAAAAACTGCTAAAATATCAATGGGACGGAGGATATTGTTATCATcatcttcttttctttcttatgTCACATTATTCATTAATGGACAAACACCATCACCATGGCAGGCATAAGTTGGTGCAGAATCCTTAAAGCTATATCTATTTAATACCTATTAAAAGCAAAGTTAATAATTTGTCAAGTTATTGGAATTTGGAAAACATCTATGTggttaatatattaatattttttatttttcttttttgtgctCCAATAATTGACATGTACCTGTATGCTAAGCCTATATAAGCACAAGATTGTTGTATACTCCACTTTCATATAATTATATAGGagtataatatactatatatatgaaTAGTAGTAGTGGTTAAATAAGGTTATAACTTTTTTGTCTCTACTTACTATTATAGAAAGTTACCCAACTGGCCAAAAGTTAGGGTTTTTGCAACACAATCCCCTTCCCATGGCCAAGGTAGGGTTTTGACATTAATTTCATTCATGCTAGAAGTTTATTCCCTTGtgttttttctttataaatgCAAAAAGATTTTAGAaccatttaaatttttaaattagaatGGATAATgcaatatttatttacatattagATAACTAAATTGTTTAGATATTTGCTAAaattattagtaaaataaagataaatttcaCTTTAATATAAGTACTGtatgtaattttaaaattaagctAATTTATAAACTCAACTTAAAGATATACACTTTGAAAtttcaatgtgtttttgaattTCCTATTTCTCTTTCCAATTGTTAGGAgttgaattattttttgaaatttcaagATAGATCAAGAAAAGGTGAAATATTAGATGAGAATCGAATATAGAATTATACATGAAAAATTGAATGCTTAttccatttgaaataaaatccAATTCTCGCAGAGCATATATAGTTATAATAACTCAATCAAGAGCAAGATTGATCTTTCTCTCTCCAAATCAAACAATcagaaaaatccaaaaaaaaaaatcaaattatccACTTTCACACAAACATAACCCAATTCAGCAGTATACATGAACTATATGatgaaaataaacaaatattccTTTAAAATGTAAACTAATTAAACActaacaaaatcaataaaagacaTGAAATAACCCCAGAAAATATAGCCagtatatatatcaaaaaagaCAATTATAAATTACCTATATATAGAAGAGTAATCTGATAATTATATAACTTATATaaaaacatactaaaaatagtaatcAAGTAGGAGATTGCATGGGAAACCTGGAATTTCCATCAtttgtagtattagtattactACTAGCTGCTACAGCAGCTGCAACTGCCGCAGCAGCAGCCGCACCTTTTAATTGATTTcgcttctttttctttttcttataaGGAACTCCTCTTGCTTTTGCTTGTGAATCTCTTACCTCCCTCAGATACATCCGGATTATACCACTTGCAAACGGGTTGGCTTCAGGCGGGCCTCCATTTTCTTCATAGGCAGCCCGAAGCCTTCCGATTAACGCATCAAGGCTACCCCAAGCTTGCCTTAATGGGCAGGTACATGGGGCAGGAGGTTCGGGTTGCCCGAAAAAGACACAACCTTGGATGTGAACCTTAGTTTTTCCGAACTGATCAAGATATCTCAGGAATTCAAGGACATGATTTGGTGTGCAGTGTGACATGATAGCTACGGGTGGCCTTTGATTTTTCAAGTATTGACAGAAAGTATTCCAATCTCGTCGCTTTTGCGACTCGTATCGACTTAACGGAGCTGTTGACTGTCGTTGTTGGTGTTGGTGTTGGTGTTGGTGTTGGTGTTGGTGTTGGTGCTGGTGCTGGTGCTGGTGCTGGTGTTGGAGTTGGTGTTCCTCCTCGTTTAACAGGGATCGTGACGCGCCTCCGAAAACGGAGGAAGACGAGGATCCCTGTAGGGTTACTATATCTTTCCCCTTCATGTTGCTTGACATGATGATAAaattttttacaattatttttatttttttttgttactaaTTGAGGATTTTTACTTGGTGTTGTAA from Amaranthus tricolor cultivar Red isolate AtriRed21 chromosome 3, ASM2621246v1, whole genome shotgun sequence includes:
- the LOC130808167 gene encoding protein LIGHT-DEPENDENT SHORT HYPOCOTYLS 10-like translates to MSSNMKGKDIVTLQGSSSSSVFGGASRSLLNEEEHQLQHQHQHQHQHQHQHQHQHQHQHQQRQSTAPLSRYESQKRRDWNTFCQYLKNQRPPVAIMSHCTPNHVLEFLRYLDQFGKTKVHIQGCVFFGQPEPPAPCTCPLRQAWGSLDALIGRLRAAYEENGGPPEANPFASGIIRMYLREVRDSQAKARGVPYKKKKKKRNQLKGAAAAAAVAAAVAASSNTNTTNDGNSRFPMQSPT